The genomic segment GGTGAAATTCCCCACCGGCACCTGATCCGTGTCCAGTCCCAGCACGATCATCAGCCCACCGGCAAGATACTCCCCAAGGAAGCTGCCGGTGCTGCCGCCGATGACGATCAAGGGACGCTTTTCCATATACTCCTTCATATGGATCCCTGCCCGGTAGCCTGCGCTGCCCTTGACGTAGATCTCGCCGCCCCGCATAGCATACCCAAGGGCGTCTCCTGCGTTGCCGTGGATCACGATCCTGCCGGCGTTCATGGTATCCCCCACTGCGTCCTGGGCATTGCCCTTGACGATCATGGTAGCGCCGTTCAGATACGCCCCCATGGCGTTGCCCGGGGTGCCGTTGATGGTAATGGTCTTGTCCGCAGCGCCGCAGCCGATGAACCGTTCCCCGAAGCAGTCGTTGATCTGGATCTCTCCGGCGGCATGGCGCACAGCTTCGTTCAGCTTTTCATATCCAAGCTCTTTTGCAGAAAGTGTCATTTCTCACGCCCTCCTAACATAACCTTCCGATCCGCCTGGCTGAACGCCATCAGCTCCGGCTCCCGGCACAGCAGGTCAAAGTCCACGCTGCGCAGGGGGGTGCGGTTGCGGATCATTGCGGTGTAAATGCCTGCCCGGTGGATATCCCCGATGAGGATATAGCCGCACAGCCGGTCGTTCTCGTAAAACAGCTCCTTAAAGCCGGTGCCGTCGTCCTGTACAAAGGTTTCCCCGTGATAGGAACCGGCGGTCATCATATGAAGCCCGAACAGACCGATGGAGTTCATGGGAATGGCAGTGTCAAACACCGCCTCCTGCCCTGCCATATTCGCCCCGGCGCATGCCCCCTGCATATAGGCGTTGGGCAGCAGTGCCATGATCTTGATCTGCTGCTCGGCGCAGTCCATGCTTTCGGTGCAGTCCCCGGCGGCGTATACCTCCGGCAGGCTGGTGCGCATATGGTCATCCACGGTAATGCCCCTGCCCACTGCGCCTCCTGCATCCTTCACCAGGGCGGTATTGGCACGCACGCCCACCGCCAGTACCAGGCAGTCAAACTCGATCTGCCCGCCGCCGGTGAGGATGGCAGTATTGCCGGAAAATTCCTTCACGCTCTCCCCCAGGAAGAATCGCAGGTCATGCTGCTCCAGGTAATGCTTGATCCTTGCGGAGGCTGCATCGTCCAGAATACTGGACAGCACCCGGGGTGCCAGATCCACCACTGTGATGGACTTGACCGTATCCGCAATGCCCTCGGCGCATTTCAGACCGATCAGCCCTGCGCCGATGATGAGCACCCGGCTCCTGCTGTCGATCATGCCGGACAGACGCTTTGCGTCCTCCAGGGAGCCGAAGGTGGTCTTGTGCTCCACCGTATCCAGCCCCGCCATGGGAGGCACGAAGGGGGAGGAACCGGTGGCAACCAGTACCCTGTCGTAGGATTCGGTACTGCCGTCCGCCAGAAGCACCTGCTTCTGTTCCGGATCCAGCTTTACCACCGTGGTATTGGGCCGGAAGTCGCAGTGCATCTTCTCGTAAAAATCCCGATCCCGGTACAGCATCTTCTCCTCTGTGGTTTTCCCCAGCAGCAGGTAGGAGATCAGCGGCCGGGAGTAGGTGTGATAGGGCTCGGAGGAAAGGATCAGGATCTGTCCTGTCCGGTCGGTTTTCCGAATGGCCTCCACTGCGCCGATGGCTGCGGCGGAGTTGCCGATGATCACATATTTCATACTGACACCTTCCTTTCCTCGCTGTCCTCAAATACAATGGCGCCGTTGGGGCAGCCCTGTACGCAGTTGGGCAATCCGGTGGCAGTGTTCACGCACAGCTCACACTTTTTCACCGCTCCGTTGTCGGAGGGGACGATCGCCCCGTAGGGACATGCAAGAATACAGGTGTAGCAGTGAATACACCGGTCGGAGTTGATGCGGATCACCCCGTCCTTCACGGACAGCGCCCCGGTCAGACAGCTTTTGACGCACAGGGGATCCTCACAGTGGCGGCAGGATACGGCAAAATGCACGCCGTTTTCCTCCTCCACATGGATCCGGGGGCGGATGGTCTGATGCTTCAGGGCAAGCGCCATATTGGGCTTGCCGGTTTCCGCAAATGCACAGTAATATTCACAAAGGTGGCATCCCAGACACCATTCCTCATTTACATATACTCGTTTCATGGGTGTTTCTCCTCTTTTCCTGCAAAATTCGACCATCACTCGCCTGCATGCTTGACGCCAAGGATCTCCAGTTCCCGGTCGGTAAGCCCCACGCCCCGGAGCATCAGCCGGTTGCCCCGGAGGCTCTCGATGGAATTGATGCCCATGCCGCCCATCAGCTCCATCAGCTCATGCCGCCAAGCAGTCACCAGGTTCACCAGCCGCTGATAGCCGATCTCCGGATTCAGCCGCTTCACAAGCTCCGGCCGCTGGGTTGCAATGCCCCAGTTGCACTTGCCGGTCTGACAGCTGCGGCACAGGTGACAGCCCAGAGCAAGAAGCGCCGCCGTACCGATGTACACTGCGTCCGCACCCAGTGCAATGGCCTTGACCATATCGGCGCTGGAGCGGATGCTGCCACCCACCACGATGGAAACGTTGTTCCGGATGCCCTCGTCCCGGAGCCGCTTGTCCACGCTGGCAAGGGCAAGCTCAATGGGAATGCCCACATTGTCCCGGATCCGGGTGGGTGCAGCGCCGGTGCCGCCCCGGAAGCCGTCAATGGCGATGATGTCCGCACCGCTGCGGGCAATGCCGCTGGCAATGGCGGAAATATTGTGAACGGCGGCGATCTTCACGATCACCGGCTTGGTGTAGCCGGTCGCCTCCTTCAGAGAGTATACCAACTGCCGCAGATCCTCGATGGAGTAGATGTCGTGGTGGGGCGCCGGAGAAATGGCGTCGCTGCCCACGGGCACCATACGGGTCTTTGCCACATCCCCCACGATCTTTGCGCCGGGCAGGTGTCCCCCGATGCCGGGCTTTGCACCCTGTCCCATCTTGATCTCGATGGCAGCGCCGCTTTCCAGATAGCCCTTGTGGACGCCGAATCTGCCGGATGCCACCTGCACGATGGTGTTTGCCCCGTACTTGACGAAATCCTCGTGGAGTCCCCCCTCGCCGGTGTTGTACAGGATCCCCAGCTCCTGTGCCGCCCGGGCAAGGGATGCATGGGCGTTGTAGCTGATGGAGCCGTAGCTCATGGCGGAGAACATAATGGGCACGGACAGCTTGATCTGGGGGGACAGGTTATTCACCAGCTCCCCCTTTTCGTCCCGTTGCACCCTGGAGGGCTTTGCCCCTAAGAATACCTTGGTTTCCATCGGCTCCCGGAGGGGATCGATGGGGGGATTGGTCACCTGGGAGGCGTTCAGCAGCAGCTTGTCGAAATACACCGGATAGGGCTCCGGATTGCCCATACTGGACAGGAGCACCCCGCCGGTATTGGCTTGCTTGTAGATCTCCTGGATGGTCTTTCCGCTCCAGTTGGCATTTTCCTTGAAGGTGTGATCGTTCTTGACGATCTTCAGCGCATGGGTGGGACACAGGGTCACGCACCGGTGGCAGTTGACGCATTTTGTCTCGTCGGACAGCATTTTGTCCAGCTCCGCATTGTAGCTGTGCACCTCATTGGCGCACTGCCGCTCACAGACACGGCAGCCGATGCACCGATCCTGATTGCGGACTACTTCATAGTCCGGGTAAAGAAAATTGATAGCCATTACGCCTTACCTCCTTCCAGTGTAACCAGCACGCACTCTCCGCCCCTGGGAGACCATACCTTGTCCAGCTCCGGCTGGATGACCCGGATCGCCGACTCCTCGCTGGCAACGTAGAACATATCGTCCTTCTCGCCCACTACCATGCTCCGGAGCTTCAGCCGGTCGTTCAGCGCCATCATGCCCCCGTTGAAGCCCACCAGAATGGAGAAGGGGCCGGTAATCAACTGGGATGCGAACACATTCCGCAGGTACTCGTGCTTTGCCCGCTCCTGCTCCGGCATGGCCGCAATGGTCTGCCAGAAGGGGGCGGCGATGACGGAACAGATCTCCTGCCAGTTCAGCCCCTGCTTCCGGTGCAGGTAGTCGATGATATAGGCAATGACCTCCGTATCCGTCTGGAGGGTACATTTGTAGCCGTACATTTCAATGGCACGGCGGTTTGCGTCATAGGAGGAAATCTCCCCGTTGTGGACAACCGTGTAATCCAGCAGGGCGAAGGGGTGTGCGCCCCCCCACCAGCCCGGGGTATTGGTGGGATATCTGCCGTGGGCGGTGAAGCAGTAGCCGGCGTATTCGTCCAGCCGGTAGAACCTGCCCACATCCTCCGGGAAGCCCACCGCCTTGAATACGCCCATGTTCTTGCCGCTGGAGAAAACGTAGCTGCCCTTGATCCGGGTGTTGATGTGGAACACGCACTTTGCCACGAATTCCCGTTCATCCAGTTGACTCTCCGCCAGCTTGGTGGGCAGGGGGGTCACGAAATACCGCCAGATCAGAGGCACGTCCGTGATCTGGGGCATTTTCCGGGTGGGGATCTTGGACAGGTTGATGATGTCAAAGTGACGCTCCAGGAACCGCTCGCACTCCTGCTTGGTGGAGCTGTCATCATAGAAAATGTGGAATGCGTAATACTCCTTGTATTCCGGATAGATGCCGTAGGCAGCAAAGCCGCCCCCCAGACCGTTGGAACGGTCATGCATCACTTCAATGGAACGGATGATCTGCTCGCCGTTCATCCGTTTGCCTGATTTTGAAAACATGCCGGATACCGCACAGCCGGACGGGATCCGGACCTCTCCTTCTCTTGGTAAACTCATAGCCGTAACCTCCTTATTGATGCCTGCGCCAGCCGCTCTCCTTCTACGTCCGTGCAGGGATAAGGCAACACCGCACAAAGCCCGCCTGTCGGCTATGCGCAGCATCTGCTGACGAATTTTCCGTCATATCACACAGAAACTCCTTGCAATACGCCAGTATTCCTGCGTCGTTTCTATGCAATCTGACGCAAAATCTGTTGGCACATCTACCACACATTCTTTGTGCGGTGTTGCCATAACAAAAAAGAGCTCATTGCACAGGACACACACCGCCCGAGGGCAGTACGCATGCTGCGCAATGAACTCCTTTGTTCATGCCTCTATTATAAATCCACGAATCTGAAAATGTCAACACCGGAGCACAAATTTCTGCACGATTCGTAGAACTTCGACAAGGAAACCCGGCAAAAAACCGTGCATTTTAGTAATTTTCCATGAATTGAAAAAAAGGTGTTGACAATCCGGCTCCCGGATGCTATAATACAAGCATGAACAGCAAAGGCGCTGTGAACCGATAGGGGTTCGCAGTGCCTTTTTTTATTTGCTGTTCCATTCTTGGTCACAGATATGATGCAGAAAGGAGGCGGACGGCGATGGATCAGACCGATATGCACAGCCTGTTCGGCAGCAAGGTATTCAATGACGCCGTCATGCTGGATCGGCTGCCCCGGGATGTATACCGTGCCCTGCGCAAGACCATGGAAAAGGGCACCCACCTGGAGCTTGACATTGCCAACGTGGTGGCAAGTGCCATGAAGGACTGGGCGGTGGAACAGGGCGCGACCCATTTCACCCACTGGTTCCAGCCCATGACCGGGGTCACCGCCGAAAAGCACGACAGCTTCATTACCCCGGACGGCAGCGGTTCCGTCATTATGGAGTTTTCAGGAAGAGAACTGGTGCGGGGCGAGCCGGACGCCTCCTCCTTCCCCTCCGGCGGCCTGCGGGCAACCTTTGAAGCAAGGGGCTACACCGCCTGGGATCCCACCGCATACGCCTTTATCCGTGGGCATACCTTATATATCCCCACGGTGTTCTGCTCCTACGGGGGCGAGGCGCTGGACAAAAAGACCCCCCTGCTCCGTTCCATGGACGCCATCAACCGACAGGCACTGCGGGTGCTGCGGCTGTTCGGCAATACGAACGCCAGCCGGGTCATCACCACGGTGGGGCCGGAACAGGAATACTTCCTCATTGACCGGAAGCTGTACGAAAAGCGCCGGGATCTGAAATGCTGCGGCAGAACCCTGTTCGGGGCAAGACCCCCCAAGGGGCAGGAGCTTGCGGATCACTACTTCGGCTCCATCCCCCCACGGGTCAGCGCCTTTATGGCGCAGCTAGACCGGGAGCTGTGGCGGCTGGGGGTGCTTGCAAAGACGGAGCACAATGAGGTCGCTCCTGCCCAGCATGAGCTTGCCCCCATTTACACCACAACCAATCTGGCATGCGACCACAACCAGCTGACCATGGAGCTGATGAAAACCGTTGCCGCACAGCATGGCATGGCGTGCCTGCTGCACGAAAAGCCCTTTGCCGGGGTGAACGGCTCCGGCAAGCACAATAACTGGTCGATATCCACGGATACGGGCATGAACCTCCTGGAGCCGGGCGGAACGCCCTACGAAAATGCCCAATTTCTCCTTTTCCTGTGCGCAGTGATCGAGGCTGTGGACGAGTACCAGGATCTGCTCCGGGTCTCGGTTGCCAGCGCCGGGAACGATCACCGGCTGGGCGCCAACGAAGCGCCCCCCGCAATCGTTTCCATGTTCCTGGGGGATGAACTGACGGATATCCTCCACGCCATCGAAAGCGGAACCCTTTATGTGGGCAAGGAACAGGTACAGATGGAGATCGGCGCCACGGTGCTGCCCCACTTCTTCCGGGACGCCACCGACCGGAACCGCACATCTCCCTTTGCCTTTACCGGCAATAAATTTGAATTCCGGATGCTTGGCTCCGCCCAGTCCATTGCCGGCCCCAACACGGTGCTGAACACCATTGTGGCAGACGTGCTTGGGAAGTATGCAGACAGGCTGGAGCACAGCGTACAGTTCCAGAAGGATCTGGACGAGCTGATCCGAACCGTGATCCACGATCACAAGCGGATCATCTTCAACGGCAACAACTACTCCCCCCAGTGGGTGGCAGAGGCGGAACAGCGTGGGCTGACCAATCTGCCCGGCACGCCGGAGGCGCTGCGGACTCTGATCGATCCGAAAAACATCGCCCTGTTTACCCGGCATGGGGTATTCACCGAAGCGGAGGTTCGCTCCCGGTACGCCATCCTGCTGGAGAATTACAGCAAGATCGGGCATATCGAGGCGCTGACCATGATCGACATGGTCAACCAGGAGATCATCCCGGCGGTCGTCACATACCAGAGTCAGTTAGCGCAGTTGGCTGCCAACAAGAAGCTGGCACAATCGGAGGCGTCCATCGCTCTGGAGGACGGGCTTTTGAAAAAGCTCAGCCGCTTGAGCGAATGCCTGGTCAAGCGTACCCAGAGCCTGTCGGACTGCTTGATGGAAATCAAGCCCATCCAGGATCCCTACCAGTTGGCAAGCGCCTACCGGGAACGGATCTACCCCGCCATGACCGAGCTTCGGTGCGTGGCAGACAACCTGGAGCTGATCTGCGGCAGAGATCACTGGCCGCTGCCCTCCTACGGAGATATGCTTTTCTCCATTGAATAAAATATCGGCACAATGGCGTGCATAACCTTACCACCTAAAACGGCGGGTGTTGAGGGTATGTACGCCTTTTTGTATTTGCGGAAAATCCGCAACATCACAGGCTGGCTGCTTGCCGGGATACAAAAGCAGTGTTCTGCACCGGATGTGCAGAAAGAAGGGGGTTTCTATGAATGCTGAAGCAATCTTTGAAGCCGTGGACAAGGAATTATGGGGCGTTTGGTTTCTGATCGGCGCTGCGCTGGTATTCTTTATGCAGTGCGGCTTCGCCATGGTGGAAACCGGCTTCACCCGTGCGAAAAACGCGGGCAACATCATCATGAAGAACCTGATGGACTTCTGTATCGGTACCGTAGTGTTCATCCTCATCGGCTTTGGCTTATTCCTGGGGGAGGATATGGTAGGTCTGATCGGTAAGCCGGGTCTGGATATCTTCACCGCATACGAAAACTTTGACTACTCCAACTTTGTATTCAACCTGGTATTCTGCGCAACCGCCGCAACCATCGTTTCCGGCGCAATGGCAGAGCGTACCAAGTTCCTGTCCTACTGTGTATACTCCGGCGTGATCTCCGCTTTGATCTACCCGGTGGAAGCACACTGGATCTGGGGCGGCGGCTGGCTGGCTCAACTGGGCTTCCACGATTTCGCCGGCTCCACTGCTATCCACATGGTAGGCGGTCTGTCCGCCCTGATCGGCGCCAAGATCCTTGGACCCAGAATCGGCAAATTTGAAACCGACAAGGACGGCAAGGTCACAAAGGTCAACGCAATCCCCGGTCACTCCCTGACCCTGGGCGCTCTGGGCGTGTTCATCCTCTGGTTCGGCTGGTACGGCTTCAACGGCGCTGCTGCCAAGTCCATCGATCAGCTTGGCTCCGTATTTATGGCAACCACCATCGCACCTGCCATCGCAACCGTAACCTGCATGATCTTTACATGGCTCAAGTACGGCAAGCCGGATGTTTCCATGTGTCTGAACGCATCCCTGGCTGGTCTGGTAGGCGTAACCGCTCCCTGCGACGTGGTGGACTGCCTGGGCGCATCCATCATCGGTATCGTTTCCGGTCTGCTGGTGGTATTCGGCGTATGGCTCCTGGACTACAAGCTCCACATCGATGACCCGGTAGGCGCTGTAGCAGTACACTTCTGCAACGGTATCTGGGGCACAGTGGCAGTTGGTCTGTTTGCAAATCCGAAGGTTCCGGGCTACTCCCTGGCAAACGCAGACGGCAAGCAGCTTGCAGGTGTATTCTACGGCGGCGGCTTTGAGCTGTTCGGCTATCAGTTGCTGGGTATGGTTTCCGTTATCGCCTGGACAGCAGTTACCATCACCATCACATTCTTGATTATCAAGCACACCATCGGTCTGCGGGCAAGCCGTCACGAGGAAGTCGTTGGTCTGGATATCACAGAGCACGGTCTGGCATCCTCCTACGCTGACTTTATCCCCACAACACACATTGAAACTACCGCCTCCGGCAAGGAGAAGGAAGTTGCCAACGTAATTCCGGCTGCTCCTGTTGAAAAGTCCGTACCGGTAGAGCATAAGAAGTCCGTCAGCATCGCATCCGATGCAGGCGTAAAGATGACCAAGGTGGATATCATCACCAACATCGAGCGGTTCGACGCCCTCAAGAACGCATTGTACGGCATCGGCATCACCGGTATGACCGTCACCAACGCAATGGGCTGCGGCATGCAGAAGGGCGCAGCGGAGTATTACCGTGGCGTTCCCGTAGAAGCAAGACTGCTGCCCAAGGTTAAGGTGGAAGTGGTCGTATGCAAGGTCCCGGTTGAGACAGTGGTTGAAACCGTAAAGCAGGCATTGTACACCGGCAAGATCGGCGATGGCAAGATCTTCGTTTACGACGTAGAGAATGTACTCAAGGTCAGAACCGGTGAATCCGGCTACGATGCATTGCAGGATGACTAAAGGCGCATCCTGGCCGCACAGTGCGGTATGAATTTGCTGCCCCTTCTATCTCACAGAACGTCTGCACCCTCCGGGGTGTGGGCGTTCTTTTTTCTGTATTTTCGATTGTTTTTCTTCTGCATTACTCTATTTACTTAACCGGATGGGTCACGCAGGACCTCCTTACCGGATGCTTGGGGAGACAACCCAGGGAGTAATCATACTCTATTTANNNNNNNNNNNNNNNNNNNNNNNNNNNNNNNNNNNNNNNNNNNNNNNNNNNNNNNNNNNNNNNNNNNNNNNNNNNNNNNNNNNNNNNNNNNNNNNNNNNNNNNNNNNNNNNNNNNNNNNNNNNNNNNNNNNNNNNNNNNNNNNNNNNNNNNNNNNNNNNNNNNNNNNNNNNNNNNNNNNNNNNNNNNNNNNNNNNNNNNNNNNNNNNNNNNNNNNNNNNNNNNNNNNNNNNNNNNNNNNNNNNNNNNNNNNNNNNNNNNNNNNNNNNNNNNNNNNNNNNNNNNNNNNNNNNNNNNNNNNNNNNNNNNNNNNNNNNNNNNNNNNNNNNNNNNNNNNNNNGATAACGGTAAACCCGTACTGCGTATGTTCAGCACGCAGAGCATCAAAGACAACATAAAAGAAAAAGGTCACTTCGTAAAGCGGTACTGCGTGACCCAAGCACGCAGAGCATAAAAGACAAGTCCGGAAAAGATGGTCACTGAAGGGTAGAAAAGGAAAACGCAAACAGCCGCCGTCCCTGCCGGAACGGCGGCTATGCCTAAAGCCGATACCCCTGCTGCCGCAGGCTGTCGATCACATCCCCCAGCACGGCGCAATTGGTGGCGGACACGGAATGCAGCAGATAAATGCCGCCTCCGTGGGCTGCCTCCGTCATGCGGCTGTATGCCTGTGCCGGATCCGGCTGCTGATCCACCAGCCAGTCCACATAGGCAAAGCTCCAGAACACCGTCTTGTACCCCAGCCTCTGGGCTGCCGCCAGAGACGCCTCCGAGTACTCCCCGCAGGGGGGCCGCAGATACTGCATCTCATACCCGTAGGTGTCCTGCACATACCGGTGCAGGCTCATGATCTCCTCCTCCAGCGCCGCTCCCTCCAGCTTGGGCATGGAAGCGTGGGTCATGCCGTGGTTCCCCAGTACATGCCCCTCGTCCACCATCCGCTGCACCAGCGCCGTCTCCTTCCTGGCGTAATCCCCCGTCAGAAAGAAGATCGCCTTCACATTCTTTTCCTTCAGCGTATCCAGGATCTGCGCCGTGTAACCGTTTTCATACCCCTGGTCAAAGGTCAGCAGAATATACCGGCTGTCCCCGGACAGGGCGCAGGCGTCGTAGCCTCCGTACTGCTGGTTGAATTCCACCGCCCCGATGGGTCTGTTCTGCCCGTCATACCGGCAGCCCTGCCCATAGCCGTGTACGTCCCCGGCATGCACCGTGCCGCTGAGTATGCACACCGCCGCCAAGCCTGCAATGCAGGCGCTCCATCTTCTCATTCCCATTCCATCCTTGCATCAAACTTCGGGCAGCACCCACAAAGTCCTGCGGCGCTGCCCAAGGTTAGTATGCGTGGGGATGCCGGGTACATACCCGGAGAAAAACGGAAACGGCAGCAGATTCCTCTGCCGCCGTGTGCCGTCCTAATCTTCCAGGTAGTTTCTGA from the Ruminococcus champanellensis 18P13 = JCM 17042 genome contains:
- a CDS encoding glutamate synthase, with the protein product MTLSAKELGYEKLNEAVRHAAGEIQINDCFGERFIGCGAADKTITINGTPGNAMGAYLNGATMIVKGNAQDAVGDTMNAGRIVIHGNAGDALGYAMRGGEIYVKGSAGYRAGIHMKEYMEKRPLIVIGGSTGSFLGEYLAGGLMIVLGLDTDQVPVGNFTGTGMHGGHIWIRSSVKPTNLPAQVCVEEADPQEILPYIENYAKLFGVSVETILAKPFYRLSPNAKNPYKRLYTVN
- a CDS encoding NAD(P)/FAD-dependent oxidoreductase yields the protein MKYVIIGNSAAAIGAVEAIRKTDRTGQILILSSEPYHTYSRPLISYLLLGKTTEEKMLYRDRDFYEKMHCDFRPNTTVVKLDPEQKQVLLADGSTESYDRVLVATGSSPFVPPMAGLDTVEHKTTFGSLEDAKRLSGMIDSRSRVLIIGAGLIGLKCAEGIADTVKSITVVDLAPRVLSSILDDAASARIKHYLEQHDLRFFLGESVKEFSGNTAILTGGGQIEFDCLVLAVGVRANTALVKDAGGAVGRGITVDDHMRTSLPEVYAAGDCTESMDCAEQQIKIMALLPNAYMQGACAGANMAGQEAVFDTAIPMNSIGLFGLHMMTAGSYHGETFVQDDGTGFKELFYENDRLCGYILIGDIHRAGIYTAMIRNRTPLRSVDFDLLCREPELMAFSQADRKVMLGGREK
- a CDS encoding 4Fe-4S dicluster domain-containing protein: MKRVYVNEEWCLGCHLCEYYCAFAETGKPNMALALKHQTIRPRIHVEEENGVHFAVSCRHCEDPLCVKSCLTGALSVKDGVIRINSDRCIHCYTCILACPYGAIVPSDNGAVKKCELCVNTATGLPNCVQGCPNGAIVFEDSEERKVSV
- a CDS encoding glutamate synthase-related protein — its product is MAINFLYPDYEVVRNQDRCIGCRVCERQCANEVHSYNAELDKMLSDETKCVNCHRCVTLCPTHALKIVKNDHTFKENANWSGKTIQEIYKQANTGGVLLSSMGNPEPYPVYFDKLLLNASQVTNPPIDPLREPMETKVFLGAKPSRVQRDEKGELVNNLSPQIKLSVPIMFSAMSYGSISYNAHASLARAAQELGILYNTGEGGLHEDFVKYGANTIVQVASGRFGVHKGYLESGAAIEIKMGQGAKPGIGGHLPGAKIVGDVAKTRMVPVGSDAISPAPHHDIYSIEDLRQLVYSLKEATGYTKPVIVKIAAVHNISAIASGIARSGADIIAIDGFRGGTGAAPTRIRDNVGIPIELALASVDKRLRDEGIRNNVSIVVGGSIRSSADMVKAIALGADAVYIGTAALLALGCHLCRSCQTGKCNWGIATQRPELVKRLNPEIGYQRLVNLVTAWRHELMELMGGMGINSIESLRGNRLMLRGVGLTDRELEILGVKHAGE
- a CDS encoding class II glutamine amidotransferase, coding for MSLPREGEVRIPSGCAVSGMFSKSGKRMNGEQIIRSIEVMHDRSNGLGGGFAAYGIYPEYKEYYAFHIFYDDSSTKQECERFLERHFDIINLSKIPTRKMPQITDVPLIWRYFVTPLPTKLAESQLDEREFVAKCVFHINTRIKGSYVFSSGKNMGVFKAVGFPEDVGRFYRLDEYAGYCFTAHGRYPTNTPGWWGGAHPFALLDYTVVHNGEISSYDANRRAIEMYGYKCTLQTDTEVIAYIIDYLHRKQGLNWQEICSVIAAPFWQTIAAMPEQERAKHEYLRNVFASQLITGPFSILVGFNGGMMALNDRLKLRSMVVGEKDDMFYVASEESAIRVIQPELDKVWSPRGGECVLVTLEGGKA
- a CDS encoding glutamine synthetase III; the encoded protein is MDQTDMHSLFGSKVFNDAVMLDRLPRDVYRALRKTMEKGTHLELDIANVVASAMKDWAVEQGATHFTHWFQPMTGVTAEKHDSFITPDGSGSVIMEFSGRELVRGEPDASSFPSGGLRATFEARGYTAWDPTAYAFIRGHTLYIPTVFCSYGGEALDKKTPLLRSMDAINRQALRVLRLFGNTNASRVITTVGPEQEYFLIDRKLYEKRRDLKCCGRTLFGARPPKGQELADHYFGSIPPRVSAFMAQLDRELWRLGVLAKTEHNEVAPAQHELAPIYTTTNLACDHNQLTMELMKTVAAQHGMACLLHEKPFAGVNGSGKHNNWSISTDTGMNLLEPGGTPYENAQFLLFLCAVIEAVDEYQDLLRVSVASAGNDHRLGANEAPPAIVSMFLGDELTDILHAIESGTLYVGKEQVQMEIGATVLPHFFRDATDRNRTSPFAFTGNKFEFRMLGSAQSIAGPNTVLNTIVADVLGKYADRLEHSVQFQKDLDELIRTVIHDHKRIIFNGNNYSPQWVAEAEQRGLTNLPGTPEALRTLIDPKNIALFTRHGVFTEAEVRSRYAILLENYSKIGHIEALTMIDMVNQEIIPAVVTYQSQLAQLAANKKLAQSEASIALEDGLLKKLSRLSECLVKRTQSLSDCLMEIKPIQDPYQLASAYRERIYPAMTELRCVADNLELICGRDHWPLPSYGDMLFSIE
- a CDS encoding ammonium transporter; this encodes MNAEAIFEAVDKELWGVWFLIGAALVFFMQCGFAMVETGFTRAKNAGNIIMKNLMDFCIGTVVFILIGFGLFLGEDMVGLIGKPGLDIFTAYENFDYSNFVFNLVFCATAATIVSGAMAERTKFLSYCVYSGVISALIYPVEAHWIWGGGWLAQLGFHDFAGSTAIHMVGGLSALIGAKILGPRIGKFETDKDGKVTKVNAIPGHSLTLGALGVFILWFGWYGFNGAAAKSIDQLGSVFMATTIAPAIATVTCMIFTWLKYGKPDVSMCLNASLAGLVGVTAPCDVVDCLGASIIGIVSGLLVVFGVWLLDYKLHIDDPVGAVAVHFCNGIWGTVAVGLFANPKVPGYSLANADGKQLAGVFYGGGFELFGYQLLGMVSVIAWTAVTITITFLIIKHTIGLRASRHEEVVGLDITEHGLASSYADFIPTTHIETTASGKEKEVANVIPAAPVEKSVPVEHKKSVSIASDAGVKMTKVDIITNIERFDALKNALYGIGITGMTVTNAMGCGMQKGAAEYYRGVPVEARLLPKVKVEVVVCKVPVETVVETVKQALYTGKIGDGKIFVYDVENVLKVRTGESGYDALQDD
- a CDS encoding polysaccharide deacetylase family protein — translated: MRRWSACIAGLAAVCILSGTVHAGDVHGYGQGCRYDGQNRPIGAVEFNQQYGGYDACALSGDSRYILLTFDQGYENGYTAQILDTLKEKNVKAIFFLTGDYARKETALVQRMVDEGHVLGNHGMTHASMPKLEGAALEEEIMSLHRYVQDTYGYEMQYLRPPCGEYSEASLAAAQRLGYKTVFWSFAYVDWLVDQQPDPAQAYSRMTEAAHGGGIYLLHSVSATNCAVLGDVIDSLRQQGYRL